From Vitis vinifera cultivar Pinot Noir 40024 chromosome 14, ASM3070453v1, a single genomic window includes:
- the LOC100233034 gene encoding GDP-mannose-3',5'-epimerase (The RefSeq protein has 1 substitution compared to this genomic sequence) — MGSNDGTTYGAYTYEELEREPYWQSEKLRISITGAGGFIASHIARRLKTEGHYIIASDWKKNEHMTEDMFCHEFRLVDLRVMDNCLKVTTGVDHVFNLAADMGGMGFIQSNHSVIMYNNTMISFNMLEASRINGVKRFFYASSACIYPEFKQLETNVSLKESDAWPAEPQDAYGLEKLATEELCKHYTKDFGIECRIGRFHNIYGPFGTWKGGREKAPAAFCRKALTSTDKFEMWGDGLQTRSFTFIDECVEGVLRLTKSDFREPVNIGSDEMVSMNEMAEIVLSFENKNLPIHHIPGPEGVRGRNSDNTLIKEKLGWAPTMKLKDGLRITYFWIKEQIEKEKVKGIDLSIYGSSKVVGTQAPVQLGSLRAADGKE, encoded by the exons ATGGGAAGTAACGATGGAACCACTTATGGTGCGTACACCTATGAGGAGCTTGAGAGGGAACCATACTGGCAATCTGAAAAGCTCCGGATTTCAATCACTGGTGCTGGTGGTTTTATTGCCTCTCACATTGCTCGGCGTCTGAAGACCGAGGGCCACTACATTATTGCTTCTGACTGGAAGAAGAACGAGCACATGACTGAAGATATGTTCTGTCATGAATTTCATCTTGTTGATCTCAGGGTGATGGATAACTGCTTGAAGGTCACTACAGGAGTTGACCATGTGTTTAACCTTGCTGCTGATATGGGTGGAATGGGGTTCATCCAGTCCAACCATTCAGTTATTATGTACAATAACACAATGATCAGCTTCAACATGCTTGAGGCTTCTAGGATCAATGGGGTTAAGAG GTTCTTCTATGCCTCTAGTGCTTGCATCTACCCTGAATTTAAGCAGTTGGAAACTAATGTGAGCTTGAAGGAGTCTGATGCATGGCCTGCAGAG CCTCAAGATGCTTATGGATTGGAGAAACTTGCTACGGAGGAGTTGTGTAAGCACTATACCAAAGACTTTGGAATTGAATGTCGTATTGGAAGATTCCATAACATTTATGGACCTTTTGGAACATGGAAAG GTGGGAGAGAGAAGGCTCCTGCTGCTTTTTGCCGAAAGGCTCTCACTTCCACCGACAAGTTTGAAATGTGGGGAGACGGACTTCAAACTCGTTCTTTCACCTTCATTGATGAATGTGTAGAAGGTGTCCTCAG GCTGACAAAGTCAGACTTCCGGGAGCCAGTGAACATTGGAAGTGATGAGATGGTTAGCATGAATGAGATGGCCGAGATTGTTCTCAGCTTTGAGAACAAGAACCTTCCCATCCATCACATTCCAGGCCCAGAGGGTGTGCGTGGTCGTAACTCAGACAACACACTGATCAAAGAGAAGCTCGGTTGGGCTCCAACAATGAAATTGAAG GATGGGCTGAGAATTACATACTTCTGGATCAAGGAACAGATTGAGAAAGAGAAAGTTAAGGGCATTGATCTGTCTATTTATGGGTCATCCAAGGTGGTGGGTACCCAAGCCCCGGTTCAGCTAGGCTCACTTCGTGCTGCTGATGGCAAAGAGTGA